CCAGCCATGATCGAAGGGCAGCGCCTTGGCATAGCGTTCGGCCTGGCCCTTGGCCTGCACCGTGGCCTTGGCCCAGCCGGGCGTGCCGCGCCGGGCCGTGCCGCGCTTCATCCTCGCGGCGGCGGTTTGGCCAAAGAAATCGATGTCGCTTACACCGCCATCGGCCGCAGCCTTATCGGCCTCCGAGCCCTGTTTGGCTTCGAGGATGAAGCTGCCTTTGCGATAGGCATCGATGCGCCCGAAGCTGGTCGTTCCGTCGCCATTGTCCTGGAAGACGCGCCGCTCAAAAACATAATCATTGAAGGCATCATCAGTTCGGCTGCCGTGCGGCGCCGGCACGCCGATCAGCGCGCAACGGCCACTGATGAAGCTCTGTGTATTGGCGAGTTCTGACCCGCCAGTCTCGCGCCAATGCGCGATGAAATCCTCGACTGAATTCGTCCCAACCATGAAAGAAGGTTTAGCGAGCCCGGGTGCAAATGCCTATCGCCAAAGGCAGCCCAATTAATGGAGCACCCTCCAGCGGATATCGCCGACGGAACTCGTTTGCGCCCATTATGGGCACATGCTATCTAAACGCATGCGAATCATAGCGCGGCGCACGTTGCGCGAATTCATAGCGGAGCGTGCGGGGCACAAGGACCAGCCAGCGCTGAAGGCCTCACTGGATGCTTGGTTCGCCGAAGTGAGCCGGGCGACTTGGGCCAGCACAGTCGATGTGAAGCGGTTGTATGCCACTGCAAGCGTCGTAAGTGCCGACCGGATCGTGTTCAACATCAAGGGCAATGATTATCGCCTAGTTGTTGCGGTGGATTTCGAAAAGGCCATCGTCTGGATCAAGTGGATTGGCACCCACAAAGCCTATGACCGAATTGACGTGAAGGAGGTTGAACATGGTGACTGACGTGCGGCCAATTCGCAATGAGGACGACTATGAAATCGCGCTTGCCGATGTCGCAACGCTGTGGGGCGCCGCTAGCGGCACACCCGAGGGCGACCGGCTTGATGTGCTGGCAACGCTGATCGATGTTTACGAAGCAAAGGCCCATGCGATGGACCCGCCAGACCCTGTCGAAGCGATCAAATTTCGCATGGAGCAGCAAGGCATGACCCGCAAGGACCTGGAGGATATTATCGGCACGCGCACCCGCATTGCCGAGGTGCTCAATCGCAAGCGCAGCCTGTCGATTGGTATGATCCGTCGCCTGCATGACCGGCTTGGCATTTCCGCCGAGGTCTTGATCCGGCCATCGTAACACGAGGCGGCTTGACGCCTCTGACAGGGGTCAGCCGCAACATCCGCTGCCTCCTCAAGTCCGCGCGCCAAGACACAGGTGGTCGTCTCAATGGTCGTCAAACCGTAAGTGCAACCTGTGTGCTTCCTTTTTCAGAGAAGAAGGGGAAAATGGAGTTCAAGGTCGGCTTCAGCCCCGGCCCAATGTAACGGTGCGCTTCGCGCTACCCTCTTGAAAGAAGTCACCAATTCGGGCAAGTAACCCGAGGCAAACAAGCGCTGGAAACCGACCAATTCCCGGTCACACACCATGCACTTATAAGTGCAGAGAGGCTAGAAAATGGAGTAAATACAATGACCGATTCGCAGAAACGAGCTGGTAATTTGCCCGCTGCTGGTGGCCATCTGATACCCGTATCTAGTTCTACTATAACGGACTTTCCCGGCAAAACGCTAAAAGATAAGGGCGTCCTGTTACCCAAGCGTCGGAAGCGGGCGCCAAAGGCCATGATCAATGGCCATCTTGCCCGGCGAAACCCCACGCCGGGAACCGTCGATCATGTGGTGTGGGACACCGTCCTCGCAGGCTTCGGGCTTCAGGTCCGAGCTTCAGGCAACAACAGCTGGATCGTGCAGTATCGCCAGCGCGGGAAGCTCAAAAAGGTCACGCTGGGCCGCTGCGTTGATATCGACGCCAGCGACGCTCGCACCAAAGCGCGGACGATGCTCGCAGCCGCCGCGCTCGACGGGTTGCCCAAGCGGGTCAAGGCAAAGCCCGTCCCGCTGTTCAAGGACTATGCCGACGAATTTTACGCGAACTGCTTCGAGCAGTGGAAGCCGGCGACACAGCGATCAAACCGCGGCGCCATCGAGCGCCAGATCATTCCCAACTTTGGTGACATTCCCGTCAACGAAATCCGCAAGGTCGATATCATCCGCTGGCGCGACAGCCTGTCAGCGAAACAGGGCGTGTTCAACCGCTGCATCCCGGTTTTGTCGGGGATGCTGCAATATGCGGCGAGGCTGGGCTACTGCCGGGTCGGTTCGAACGTTTCCAGAGGCACGCCGCGTTACAAGCGCGAGCTTATCGAGCGCTATCTGACGCCGATGGAATATAGGCGCGTTGCCGCCGCGCTGACGGCAGCCGAGGAAGCCAACCCGATCGAGGTGGCGATCCTACGCTTGCTGGTCTTCACCGGTGCGCGCTTGTCCGAAATCACTGAACTGAAGTGGAGCGAGGTGCAACCGCCCCGGCTCCAGCTTTGGGACAGCAAGAGCAACGCGAAATACATCTATCTCAACCGGCAGGCCGAGGCGCTGCTGGCTTCCGTCACACGCACGCGTGAAAGTGATTTGGTCTTTCCCAATCGCAGTGGCAGCGCGGGTGTTAATCCGTCTGCCATTTGGAACAAGGTCAGGCGAAAAGCCCTTGTCCCCGATGTGAGGCTGCATGATCTGCGGCACAGTTATGCGTCTGCCGGGATCATGGACGCGGTACCGCTGGCGACGATTGGCAAGCTGTTCGGCCACGCTTTGCACGAAACAACCGCCCGCTACGCCCATGTCGCCGACGGCGCTGTGTGCGATGCCGCCCAACGCGTGTCGGGATCAATCGCCGGTCATCTGGGGCTCGGCCGGTGAACGCGCTCTCCCTCAAAGCAGTCGTCGCTGGCGCGCTTGCCGATGTCGGCGTCGACGAAACGACCTTCCCGCCAACGCGGGGACGGCCGCGCGACACTGTCTGGTTCACGATGGAATCGGGCTTTGGCTTGCGCCGCTATGCCTCTGGCCGGAACGTCTACATCGTCCAGTCGCGCATGAATGGCAGGGTGCGAACGGTCACCATTGGTCCCGCGAGTGTGCTCACCCAGGCGATGGCGGCGAGCGTAGCAAAGCGCGTCATCGCCCATGCGCTGGTGGGCAACGACCCGGCCGAGGACCGGAAACGCATCCGCAACGCGCCGGCCTTCGATGACTTCGTCAAGGAGTATTGGGAGAAGTGCGAGTCATCCTGGAAACCGTCGACACGGCGATCATGGGGCCACTACCGCCGTATGTTGATCGATGGCGCGTTCCCCGACCGCTATATCGACGACATCATGCCGGGGGACATTGCGCGCTGGTTTGCGCGCGCGACAGACAGCTCCGGTCCTGGCGGCGCCAACGCGTGCGTCGATATTTTGCGCACCATGTTCAATAAAGCCGAGCAATGGGGCTATCGCATCGAAAATACCAACCCCTGCACTGGCCAGCGCAAGAATCGCGCTCGCAGGTTCGAGCGTTATCTGACGCCGGAGCAAATGGCCGACGTCGGCAAGGTCCTCATCGCCGACCGCGACGGTGCCGACCGTTTGAAAAGCAGCTGCGCCACCGCCATGTTGCTGTTGCTGCTTACCGGTTGCCGCCACAGCGAGATACTCAACCTTAAATGGCCCGATATCAACGGCCAGCGAATCCGGCTGAGCGACGCCAAGAAGGGTCGCCGCACCGTCTGGCTTGGCAGTGAGGCACGCGCCATGATCGATGCGATACCGCGCCATAACAAGATCGACTGCCTTTTCTGGAACTACAGCTACCGCAGGCAGATCAAATGTGTTGGTAGCTATTGGAAGACGGTGCAGGCGCGTGTTGGCCTTTCAGGCTTGCGTGTCCATGACACGCGCCACACCTTTGCCAGCCACGCCGTCCAGCGCGCCGAGACGATCCCGATGGTTGGCCGGCTTCTCGGTCACGCCAAGATATCGTCGACGTTGCGTTATGCCCATCTCGACGACGCCCACGCGCTTGCCGCGTCGCAGCAGATCGCTGACGCCATCGAGAAGATGATGGACTCGGGAGAAGCGCCCGATTACCCTACCGCTAAGTATGATGCTTTGGACTGGAGTCACGGGCAGCCTGCGGAATGACGCGTATCCTTATGAACCGCTGGTTCCAGCGGTTTGCCGCCAAGGAGCGTATCAGCACTGCGGCGCTAATCGAGGCGATCGAGCGGGCCGACCGTGGTTTGATCGATGCCGACCTTGGCGGCGGTGTCATCAAGCAACGGGTGGCGCGACCGGGACAGGGACGGTCCGGCGGATACCGGACTCTGATCCTGTTCCGGGTCGGCCGTCGCGCGGTGTTTGCGTTCGGGTTCGCGAAAAGCGACCAGGCGAACATCGCGCCGGCCGATCTGGCGCTGCTAAAGGACACCGCCAGCATGACGCTGGCGCTGACCGAGGATGACATTGCCCGGCTTGTTGCAACGGGCCAACTGATCGAGGTGTTGAGCAATGACGATTGAAAAGCCAGCATACCGAAGCGAGATCGCTGGCGCCGTCCATGAAATGGTCGCCGGGTTCGCCAGCGTAGGCGTGGTGTCGAAGACGACGCTGCGCCACTTCGACGAGGCTTGCCTGATCCAGGCCGACCCACTGGCGCCAGAGGAAATCCGCGCGCTGCGCGAGCGCGAGGCGGTGTCGCAGCCGGTGTTTGCGGCTTACCTCAATGTGTCACGAAATTTGGTGTCGGATTGGGAGCGCGGCAAGAAGCGGCCGGGCGGACCGGCACTCCGACTGCTGTCGATTGTGCAACGTAGTGGGCTAGCGGCGATCGCTTAAATTTCGGTTCTGCGCCTTCGTTTGATCCGTTCGCGACACACGGAGCCGCATTTACTATGGCAGCATTGCCTTACGGCAGACCGGGCGTCGGGCTAAGCCAGTTCTGTGCTGACAACGTCGCCGCCATGTATGGGTTCAAAATCTATTTAATGTCGTACGGGATATCAGCTTATTACGAAGATGGATTATTCGGCATATTTCCATCGCTCTCAATTTCTTGAATTATCATTGTGAACGATGATATTACCGTATTAGTCCCACAGTAAGTAACCATCTGTCCATCTTCAAAATAGTGTTGGCTTAGGGGGCCGAAGCACTCCCTTGGTAGAGAGCGCACCGCCTTTGGATTGTGGAATACTTGTAATTCATCGGCCCATCCCTCTGAGTAGCCTTCCTTACCAACCTCCTCCGTGAATCGGGTGCCCTCGGATGCATTTGGGTCCGGGTTATATCGGATGCCAGTGCGAATATAATGATGCTTTGCAGGTGCGTAGCCGGCAAGGACCCCAATACGGTCGAATTTGGCCAGGGTCCCGGCGTTCGAGAATATTACCGCTGATACGTTCTCTGAATCCGGTAAGCTAAAGAACCCCGACTCAATCGTCTTGCCCTTGAAGGTATGGCTGGCCAAGTCGCGGTTCGTAATAACGAGCTGGCCATCAACCATCTCCCAGTCGGCAGTGAAACCGTAAAGGTAGGCCCAAATCGCCGACTGCGTATAGGTCATCGAACCGAGATCACCATCAGAGGCTGGTTTGTGAAAATCTGCCACGGCGATAACAAATGGCAATCCGCTGGCTCCCTCCTCATCCCAATATGCTTTACCCGAAGCAGACCGCCGTTTTAGTTTGTTTGTCAGCGAGTTCCCATATTTTATCGGCATGTAATCTGCGAGAAAGGCAGTTATCTCTTCGGGTGTTTTCGGGTTCGGATGATCCGCCAGAACACCATCCTTCGAAGGCGCAACCGTTGTGGCCTCAACAGCAAACGCAACTCCGGGCGCGCTCACAAGAAAATCCGGCGCTTCGCCATGGGCGACATCATAGCCGCCCTCTCGAAAGGTAGCCCAAAGATAAAGTTCCCAAAGTCGCTGATCAAATTGATGCCGCTGAAACTCCCTCACGAAATGCGGATCCGCCGCCGTCAGCCAAGGCCCAATCTCGCGTAACACCGCGCGAGCAGGCGCCCTCCCTGACCGTTCAATCAATTCGATGAAGTAGGGGTGCAACTGATCAGGCCGTGTTCCCGGAATGGGCGTTAGGAGATCGACGGGAGCATTGGTTTCGTCACCTTGAATTCCGAGTTCGGCCAAATCAGCTAGTCTGCTCACCTCCGCGATTTTAACGCGTAGACCAGCCTCGGCCCGACGTTCGCTGACGATACTTACATCGAGGTGGACGCCTCGAAACCTGCCAAGCCTATCGCGCACCATTAGTGCCCAACCGAAATCGTCGTCAACGCGATCGCGGAATACGACACCGATGACATTTTCATCAAGATCGGACCAGTAGGAGAGCTCGTCGGCCACCAATTCAGTCGGCGACATGCGCGTTCCGATCGCGAATAGATCAAATCTGGCCGGACTTAATCTTTTCGTCATATGGTTTTTACTTCTATCCGCACGGAGGGAGTTTAACTACCATTAGCCGACCCGAAATTGCGGCTTGGCCAATATGCGTACGGCGAGGCCAATCGCGAACCAGCCATCTTGCTTTATCAGCGAACTTGAATTGATACCGGTCTGTATGGCCCGCCGGTCGATATTTTGGTTATCTTGGACCGTGCGGAAGTGGCTCAGCGGGTTCCGCAGACTCATCAGCTTTTCAAGGTCGCCGGCATCCTGACTCGAGACCATATTCCGATCCTGGCAGCGCTTTAATGTATCCCTGAAGGCGATTCGGGCCGGTAGATCATCAGTCATCAGACCAGCATGGAGAAAGGCGGCGAGCAGGTTTTCTACGAGGGACTGGCAGAGAAGGATGGTGGCGGCGAAGTTGCCTTGAACGAACGACGACCGCGCTTCTTCCCAGGCGTTCAGAGTCGCAACCCCACCGAAAACCATCGACCCTTGAGGACCGAGCCCGCCGCCCAGGTCCGCGAGATGGCGGTACCGCGTGATTTTTCCGAGTAAATCATCATGCAGCTCGGCCAGCAAATGCCTCACCGCATCGAGATCGGAGATACCAGAAAGCAGGTCGGCCTGCGTGTTGTGGTCCTCCTCATTTAGGATCACTTTAGCCCTCTGGTCAGCATGTTCCGGCTAGCCATTTAGACCGAGGCGCGTGAAGAAGGCCGAATTGCGCGCCTTGGCATCTTTCAGGAGTTTGGAAAACGGCACTATTTCGACGAAAGCCTTCGGATTGTCGGTATAGCCAAACATGCCCTCATTGTCGGGTGTTGGTTGCAGCGGCAGGCCAATCAATTGCTTCCTCAGGCCCTCAGTCAGGTCGGCGACGATATAGCAGTCGAAGGATGTCCGCTCCCCGACGTTCGAAATGACCCGTCCGCTCTTGTCCCGAAAGGTTTTCGAAGATTTTATCAGGTTCACATACCGAAGTGCCTGTCGAATGGGATCTTCGTTCGGATAGGCTTCAAGGCCGGGGCGCTTGAATTCCACCAGCACCACCTTGTCGCCTGACTGCTCACCCTCGCGCCACGCAAGGCAACTATCATAGAGAAACGCTAAGTCGGGCCGTTCTTGGCTCCCAGTATTTAGAAATGACCTCGCCTCCTTGTCGGAGGCGAAGAAATTGAAAAACGCTAGACGGTCATCCAATAACCAAAGATTGTGGTCATCTATTTCTGCAACTTGTGACGAATCGATTCTCATAGGGCATATCAATGCATGGACAGCATCCTCAAGATGGTGCCTGCGCTTCTCGGGATCTTCGTAGGCGGTCAGAGCATCGAGGAAATCTAGGATCGCTTTTCGTTTACTGACGTATTCAGCCAACGCTCCCTTTTTTTCATCATCGACGTAGCGCATGTATTCGTCGACCTTCCCCTGAATTTCCTGCTCATGGCTGGGTGGAGATGAAATTTCATCAGACAGTCGCCGGAACTCACGTTGCCGGCGATACCGCCGCCGGCTCATCGAGACGAAGATTTCCTCTTGCTTTCCCACACTATTGAGCGGCAGCGCTTCAACGAATGTATCTATCTCATTGTTTATAAACAGGAACTGCGGGTTTTCTCGAACAAGCGCCTGCGTGTTGCGAACCATTTCCGCCCGTGAGACTGAAATATAGTCTTTCAGGTAGTCCCGAACGCTGGCTGCCACTCCCCGGCGAATCAAAATTTCCTCACTGGAGGAAAAGGTGAAACCATCACGTTCTTGGTTCACGTTTTCGTCGAGATATGTGCCAGAGGCACAGCCGATGTAGATAGACTCGCCATCGAGACTTCGCAGTCCGATTTGGTCGTCTATACATTGTTCCGTGACGCTTCGCTCATGGGCACACAAGAACACCCAATTATAACTTTGGCCCCTCGGCCTGATTTCCTTGTTACATTTCATGTGCCGAACGGTGATTGTGATCTCACTTCCGTCGTCTAGCTTTATCGGCACGTTTGAGACCGCTGTGTCGACGATCTTTTCTTTGAAATAAGTCAGAAGGTCGAACGCTTCGTCGCCGTCAATAAGTTCGGCGCTTGGACAGGCGCCGGACGCCATGATGGGCAAAAAATGCGCGATCAGCCGTTGGGCCAGCGTTTCCGGCTTGGAAGGACATCGACTTTTGTATTCGCTCCGGAACTGGCCGAGCGTGATGATGGTATGAGGCCCGCTCGCGCCATTAGCAGCGCCGTTAAGTTCGTTGCGCAGTTGGTTACTCTCGTCGAGCACGAAATCGAACGAGCGCCGCAGAAACTTGCCGCTGTCGAAATAGACGCTTTCGATCTTCGCGCCGCCGAATACGCGCAGCCAAGAAAGGCGGCCGACCCCTTTGCCGCCAAGACCAATTTTCTGCCGGCTGTCAGGCGTACGGAAGGACCGATAATTATCATCGGTGAAACCTATGCCATTGTCCTCGATCTTGAAGCCGACCACGTCGCTACCATCGCGGATTATGGTGATTTGTATGCGCCCTTTACCTGGAGCCTCATCGCCAAAACGGAGATTGACAGCATGTAGAGCGTTGCTGAACGCCTCCAT
Above is a genomic segment from Sphingomonas sp. HMP6 containing:
- a CDS encoding helix-turn-helix domain-containing protein — protein: MTIEKPAYRSEIAGAVHEMVAGFASVGVVSKTTLRHFDEACLIQADPLAPEEIRALREREAVSQPVFAAYLNVSRNLVSDWERGKKRPGGPALRLLSIVQRSGLAAIA
- a CDS encoding tyrosine-type recombinase/integrase, whose product is MNALSLKAVVAGALADVGVDETTFPPTRGRPRDTVWFTMESGFGLRRYASGRNVYIVQSRMNGRVRTVTIGPASVLTQAMAASVAKRVIAHALVGNDPAEDRKRIRNAPAFDDFVKEYWEKCESSWKPSTRRSWGHYRRMLIDGAFPDRYIDDIMPGDIARWFARATDSSGPGGANACVDILRTMFNKAEQWGYRIENTNPCTGQRKNRARRFERYLTPEQMADVGKVLIADRDGADRLKSSCATAMLLLLLTGCRHSEILNLKWPDINGQRIRLSDAKKGRRTVWLGSEARAMIDAIPRHNKIDCLFWNYSYRRQIKCVGSYWKTVQARVGLSGLRVHDTRHTFASHAVQRAETIPMVGRLLGHAKISSTLRYAHLDDAHALAASQQIADAIEKMMDSGEAPDYPTAKYDALDWSHGQPAE
- a CDS encoding helix-turn-helix domain-containing protein, which gives rise to MVTDVRPIRNEDDYEIALADVATLWGAASGTPEGDRLDVLATLIDVYEAKAHAMDPPDPVEAIKFRMEQQGMTRKDLEDIIGTRTRIAEVLNRKRSLSIGMIRRLHDRLGISAEVLIRPS
- a CDS encoding site-specific integrase, which gives rise to MTDSQKRAGNLPAAGGHLIPVSSSTITDFPGKTLKDKGVLLPKRRKRAPKAMINGHLARRNPTPGTVDHVVWDTVLAGFGLQVRASGNNSWIVQYRQRGKLKKVTLGRCVDIDASDARTKARTMLAAAALDGLPKRVKAKPVPLFKDYADEFYANCFEQWKPATQRSNRGAIERQIIPNFGDIPVNEIRKVDIIRWRDSLSAKQGVFNRCIPVLSGMLQYAARLGYCRVGSNVSRGTPRYKRELIERYLTPMEYRRVAAALTAAEEANPIEVAILRLLVFTGARLSEITELKWSEVQPPRLQLWDSKSNAKYIYLNRQAEALLASVTRTRESDLVFPNRSGSAGVNPSAIWNKVRRKALVPDVRLHDLRHSYASAGIMDAVPLATIGKLFGHALHETTARYAHVADGAVCDAAQRVSGSIAGHLGLGR
- a CDS encoding ATP-binding protein, producing MADLVSDIVGRVNRLPLKPSETNALLPLMEAFSNALHAVNLRFGDEAPGKGRIQITIIRDGSDVVGFKIEDNGIGFTDDNYRSFRTPDSRQKIGLGGKGVGRLSWLRVFGGAKIESVYFDSGKFLRRSFDFVLDESNQLRNELNGAANGASGPHTIITLGQFRSEYKSRCPSKPETLAQRLIAHFLPIMASGACPSAELIDGDEAFDLLTYFKEKIVDTAVSNVPIKLDDGSEITITVRHMKCNKEIRPRGQSYNWVFLCAHERSVTEQCIDDQIGLRSLDGESIYIGCASGTYLDENVNQERDGFTFSSSEEILIRRGVAASVRDYLKDYISVSRAEMVRNTQALVRENPQFLFINNEIDTFVEALPLNSVGKQEEIFVSMSRRRYRRQREFRRLSDEISSPPSHEQEIQGKVDEYMRYVDDEKKGALAEYVSKRKAILDFLDALTAYEDPEKRRHHLEDAVHALICPMRIDSSQVAEIDDHNLWLLDDRLAFFNFFASDKEARSFLNTGSQERPDLAFLYDSCLAWREGEQSGDKVVLVEFKRPGLEAYPNEDPIRQALRYVNLIKSSKTFRDKSGRVISNVGERTSFDCYIVADLTEGLRKQLIGLPLQPTPDNEGMFGYTDNPKAFVEIVPFSKLLKDAKARNSAFFTRLGLNG
- a CDS encoding type II toxin-antitoxin system RelE/ParE family toxin yields the protein MTRILMNRWFQRFAAKERISTAALIEAIERADRGLIDADLGGGVIKQRVARPGQGRSGGYRTLILFRVGRRAVFAFGFAKSDQANIAPADLALLKDTASMTLALTEDDIARLVATGQLIEVLSNDD
- a CDS encoding type II toxin-antitoxin system HigB family toxin; the protein is MRIIARRTLREFIAERAGHKDQPALKASLDAWFAEVSRATWASTVDVKRLYATASVVSADRIVFNIKGNDYRLVVAVDFEKAIVWIKWIGTHKAYDRIDVKEVEHGD